One segment of Gemmatimonadales bacterium DNA contains the following:
- a CDS encoding aminotransferase class III-fold pyridoxal phosphate-dependent enzyme yields MLSQSVASAVGARPALLPVYASMPVRPVRGFGSWLIDENGDRWLDAYGGHAVASTGHSHPDVVRAIAEQAERLLFYSTAVPLPQREELAEKLAALCPDPLGQVFFCNSGAEANENALHLARRATGRQTIVTIRGGWHGRTAATLACTDGPGYEEAARRAGVPLSVKVPFDDIAALDAAVDERVAAVLVEPVQGFAGARDCSPDFLHAARRICSARGAALLFDEVQCGVGRCGGFSAAAAFGVTPDALTFAKGLAGGLPIGAVVAAPSLTDSLTPGDLGSTFGGGPVPCAAALANIGVIERDGLIANAVEIGGHLAQGARALGVATVTGRGLLLGLHLGRPAVEVQRALFDRRILTGTATDPRVLRLLPPLSFSLREADLLLAGLKEVLP; encoded by the coding sequence GTGCTGAGTCAGAGCGTGGCCTCGGCGGTCGGCGCCCGGCCCGCGCTCCTCCCGGTCTACGCCTCGATGCCGGTGCGCCCGGTCCGTGGCTTCGGGTCCTGGCTCATCGACGAGAACGGGGATCGGTGGCTCGACGCCTACGGCGGCCACGCCGTCGCCTCCACCGGCCACAGCCATCCCGATGTGGTCCGGGCCATCGCGGAGCAGGCGGAACGGCTGCTGTTCTACTCCACCGCGGTACCGCTTCCCCAACGGGAGGAGCTGGCGGAGAAGCTGGCGGCGCTCTGTCCCGATCCGCTGGGTCAGGTCTTCTTCTGCAACTCCGGCGCGGAGGCCAACGAGAACGCGTTGCATCTGGCGCGCCGGGCTACCGGGCGGCAGACCATCGTCACCATCCGGGGCGGCTGGCATGGGAGGACAGCGGCGACGCTTGCCTGCACCGACGGGCCGGGGTATGAGGAGGCGGCCCGCCGCGCCGGCGTGCCGCTGTCGGTCAAGGTGCCGTTCGACGATATCGCCGCTCTCGACGCCGCAGTCGACGAGCGCGTAGCGGCGGTGCTGGTCGAGCCGGTCCAGGGGTTCGCCGGTGCCCGCGACTGCTCGCCCGATTTCCTGCACGCCGCCCGCCGGATCTGCAGCGCGCGGGGCGCGGCCCTGCTCTTCGACGAGGTGCAGTGCGGGGTCGGCCGCTGCGGCGGGTTCAGCGCAGCTGCGGCATTCGGGGTGACGCCGGACGCGCTCACCTTTGCCAAGGGGCTCGCGGGCGGGCTTCCGATCGGCGCCGTGGTGGCCGCGCCCAGCCTCACGGACTCGCTGACTCCCGGCGACCTCGGCAGTACCTTCGGAGGCGGCCCGGTGCCGTGCGCGGCGGCGCTCGCCAATATCGGCGTGATCGAGCGGGACGGTCTCATCGCCAACGCGGTCGAGATCGGGGGTCACCTCGCGCAAGGGGCGCGGGCATTGGGCGTTGCCACCGTCACCGGGCGGGGTCTGCTGCTTGGCCTTCACCTGGGGCGGCCGGCCGTCGAGGTGCAGCGGGCGCTCTTCGACCGCCGGATCCTCACCGGCACCGCCACCGACCCGCGGGTGCTTCGGTTGTTGCCGCCGCTCTCGTTCTCGCTCCGCGAGGCCGATCTCCTGCTCGCAGGGCTCAAGGAGGTGCTGCCGTGA
- the argC gene encoding N-acetyl-gamma-glutamyl-phosphate reductase translates to MKIAVVGAAGYAGGELLRLLLQHPHVTECVATSRSQAGKPIADVHPALAAVSDARFAGATPGEVARGRDVVFLCLEHGESSRIAGEVFEAGPGLVIDLAADFRVQDLDLYERFYGPHAAPDLVRRFAYGLADVRGCELRGATAIAAPGCFATAAQLALYPLARAGLDVSPSLFAVTGSSGAGVQPRPTTHHPMRANNLFAYSVLGHRHEAEVLQGWREWVGRPDATARLLTHSGPFVRGIYLTLHAYLDTDLAITEGDPGSVAADWYRDAYRDRPFVRVLDTPPELTHAVGTNYALIHAVESTDGREVQVTVAIDNLVKGAGGQAVQAMNLALGIDERAGLAIAGAYPC, encoded by the coding sequence ATGAAGATCGCCGTTGTCGGCGCCGCGGGGTACGCCGGAGGCGAGCTGCTCCGCTTACTGCTCCAGCATCCCCATGTCACGGAGTGCGTGGCGACCAGCCGGAGTCAGGCCGGCAAGCCGATCGCCGACGTGCACCCGGCGCTCGCCGCCGTGTCGGACGCGCGCTTCGCGGGGGCCACACCGGGAGAGGTCGCGCGGGGCCGTGACGTGGTTTTCCTCTGCCTCGAGCATGGCGAGTCTTCGCGGATCGCCGGGGAGGTCTTCGAGGCGGGGCCTGGTCTGGTCATCGATCTCGCCGCGGATTTCCGGGTGCAGGATCTCGATCTGTACGAGCGGTTCTACGGGCCGCATGCCGCGCCTGATCTGGTGCGCCGATTCGCCTACGGGCTGGCCGACGTGCGCGGGTGCGAGCTTCGGGGCGCGACCGCCATCGCGGCCCCCGGCTGCTTCGCCACCGCGGCGCAGCTGGCGCTCTATCCTCTCGCCCGGGCCGGGCTGGACGTCTCGCCCTCGCTTTTCGCGGTCACTGGCTCGAGCGGAGCCGGCGTACAGCCCCGGCCCACCACCCACCATCCGATGCGGGCCAACAACCTCTTCGCCTACTCGGTGCTCGGCCATCGTCACGAGGCCGAAGTGCTGCAAGGCTGGCGGGAATGGGTCGGGCGGCCCGATGCGACGGCACGTCTACTGACCCATTCCGGCCCGTTCGTGCGGGGGATCTACCTCACCCTGCACGCTTATCTCGACACCGACCTGGCCATCACCGAGGGAGATCCCGGCAGCGTCGCGGCCGACTGGTATCGGGACGCCTATCGTGACCGGCCGTTCGTCCGAGTGCTCGATACCCCGCCCGAGCTCACCCATGCGGTGGGCACCAACTACGCTCTGATCCACGCGGTCGAGAGCACCGACGGCCGGGAGGTGCAGGTCACCGTGGCCATCGACAACCTGGTGAAAGGCGCCGGGGGCCAGGCCGTCCAGGCGATGAATCTCGCGCTGGGTATCGACGAGCGGGCCGGACTCGCCATCGCGGGGGCATATCCGTGCTGA
- a CDS encoding argininosuccinate synthase domain-containing protein, producing MHSPGAPLALAFSGGLDTSYCVPRLAEDGWAVHTVYVDTGGATAQERAAIRQQAERVGAVEHHEIDARDQVYLRFVRFLIQGNVLRGEVYPLSVAAERTQQALSVVETARRMGARAVAHGSTGAGNDQIRFDVALRVLAPDLQIVTPIRDHGVKREQSIAYLERLGLPVPAKAGAYSINRGLWGTTWGGGWTHDTWAGPPPELLDPPATAPAVREIVLAWERGLPVALDGAALVGPALVARLGELSEAYGLGRNIHVGETALGIKGRIGFEAGAALLLIGAHRELEKLVLTRWQTFWKDQLGRFYGDRLHEGQYFDPSLRDIEALITSSQVRVTGETRVRLAPGRFQVVGTRSPHSMMDASVATYGEENLLWTGDEARAFARVSAVPSLLAARAAPK from the coding sequence ATGCACTCACCCGGCGCCCCCCTCGCCCTCGCCTTCTCCGGCGGGCTCGACACCTCCTACTGCGTTCCCCGCCTGGCCGAGGACGGCTGGGCCGTGCACACCGTGTACGTGGACACCGGCGGCGCCACCGCCCAGGAGCGCGCCGCCATCCGGCAACAGGCGGAGCGGGTCGGCGCCGTCGAGCACCACGAAATCGACGCGCGCGACCAGGTCTACCTGCGCTTCGTCCGGTTCCTCATCCAGGGCAACGTGCTCCGGGGAGAGGTCTACCCCCTGAGCGTGGCGGCGGAGCGGACCCAGCAGGCACTCTCGGTGGTGGAGACCGCCCGGCGCATGGGCGCCCGCGCCGTCGCCCACGGCTCCACCGGCGCCGGCAACGACCAGATCCGGTTCGATGTCGCACTGCGGGTCCTCGCCCCCGATCTTCAGATCGTCACCCCGATCCGCGACCACGGCGTGAAGCGCGAGCAGTCGATCGCCTACCTCGAGCGACTCGGCCTTCCGGTGCCCGCCAAGGCCGGCGCCTACTCCATCAACCGCGGCCTCTGGGGCACCACCTGGGGCGGCGGTTGGACCCACGATACCTGGGCGGGACCGCCGCCGGAGCTGCTCGACCCACCAGCCACAGCGCCCGCGGTCCGCGAAATCGTGCTGGCATGGGAGCGCGGGCTTCCCGTCGCCCTCGACGGCGCCGCCTTGGTGGGTCCCGCGCTGGTCGCTCGCCTGGGTGAGCTCTCGGAGGCATACGGTCTCGGCCGCAACATCCACGTGGGTGAGACCGCCCTGGGTATCAAGGGCCGGATCGGTTTCGAGGCCGGCGCCGCGCTGCTGCTGATCGGCGCGCACCGCGAGCTGGAGAAGCTGGTGCTCACCAGGTGGCAGACGTTCTGGAAGGACCAGCTCGGCCGCTTCTACGGCGACCGGCTGCACGAGGGCCAGTACTTCGACCCGTCGCTGCGCGACATCGAGGCGCTGATCACCAGCTCGCAGGTGCGGGTCACCGGCGAGACCCGGGTCCGTCTCGCGCCTGGCCGCTTTCAGGTGGTGGGCACCCGCAGTCCGCACTCCATGATGGATGCTTCGGTCGCCACCTACGGCGAGGAAAATCTCCTCTGGACCGGGGACGAGGCCCGTGCGTTCGCCCGGGTGTCTGCCGTGCCCTCGCTGCTCGCCGCGCGCGCGGCGCCGAAGTAA
- a CDS encoding right-handed parallel beta-helix repeat-containing protein, which yields MPFRATWLLLGSLLAMAGPPAGRIRHVPGEYRTIQAAIDSSAAGDTVLVAPGRYLENIRFGGKGILVASEYLLRHDPAIISRTIIDGSHPRHPDTASVVLFVDEEDSTAVLSGFTLTGGKGTIWTDAAQKAPYREGGGVLCELSSPVIQHNVIEDNQAVDVAAAAGVLSAGGGGIRCGYAEPIIRNNVIRRNQGHYGAGIVLFHSAGTVRNNLIVGNRGGAGFGGSGLWVVGRLSYRLANLIEQNTITGNVAVLPDTTPGGLAGKGGGLTIYAPAVLRNNIVWGNQQAVGGQIDKSKRRSPTGDYDLVEGGFPGTGNLDADPRFADSLHYYLAPGSPAIDSGDPSVAPDPGSGGAARRPAMGRRRADLGAYGGAGSAVLLP from the coding sequence ATGCCGTTCCGTGCCACCTGGCTGCTGCTGGGGAGTCTGCTGGCCATGGCCGGTCCACCGGCGGGCCGAATCCGGCACGTGCCGGGCGAGTATCGAACCATCCAGGCGGCCATCGACAGCTCGGCAGCGGGCGATACCGTGCTGGTGGCCCCGGGACGCTATCTGGAGAACATCCGGTTCGGGGGCAAGGGAATCCTCGTGGCCAGCGAGTACCTGCTGAGGCACGACCCGGCGATCATCTCCCGCACCATCATCGACGGAAGCCACCCGCGACACCCCGACACCGCCAGTGTGGTGCTGTTCGTCGACGAGGAGGACTCGACCGCGGTTCTGAGCGGGTTCACCCTTACGGGCGGCAAGGGCACCATCTGGACCGATGCCGCCCAGAAGGCGCCGTATCGCGAGGGCGGGGGCGTGCTCTGCGAGCTCTCCTCTCCCGTCATCCAGCACAACGTGATCGAGGACAATCAGGCGGTCGATGTGGCAGCCGCGGCCGGCGTGTTGAGCGCGGGTGGCGGCGGGATCCGTTGCGGGTATGCGGAGCCGATCATCCGGAACAACGTGATCCGGCGAAACCAGGGTCACTACGGCGCGGGCATCGTGCTCTTCCACTCGGCCGGCACGGTCCGAAACAATCTCATCGTGGGGAACCGCGGCGGGGCCGGATTCGGCGGCTCGGGGCTCTGGGTGGTGGGCAGGCTCAGTTACCGGCTGGCCAACCTGATCGAGCAGAACACCATCACGGGCAATGTCGCGGTGCTGCCCGACACCACCCCGGGAGGGCTGGCGGGGAAAGGTGGCGGACTCACCATCTACGCGCCCGCCGTGCTGCGCAATAATATCGTGTGGGGCAATCAGCAGGCGGTCGGCGGCCAGATCGACAAATCGAAGCGCCGTTCTCCGACGGGCGATTACGATCTGGTCGAAGGCGGCTTCCCCGGCACCGGGAATCTCGACGCCGATCCGCGCTTCGCCGACAGCCTCCACTACTACCTGGCCCCGGGCTCACCGGCGATCGACTCCGGCGACCCCTCCGTGGCTCCTGACCCCGGCTCCGGAGGCGCCGCGCGCCGGCCGGCGATGGGCCGCCGGCGCGCCGACCTCGGCGCCTATGGCGGTGCGGGGAGCGCGGTGCTGCTCCCATGA
- the pbpC gene encoding penicillin-binding protein 1C, translating into MSRPVWSLGLAGAALSVAGIVSWMMAPLPGGLLTSAPGPGLVLEDRAGLPLRSTRSSDGSVRRWLPLEEMDPDVIAAFLAVEDQRFYGHPGVDARAVARALRSNLRAGRVVSGGSTITMQLARALHPTARSWSGKLRQALWALRLERHLSKQAILEQYLNRVPLGQGAVGVEAAAALYFGASASDLSLGQAALLAGLARAPSSDNPLVSPRRAERRRAFALGRLVVRGYATPPTIGRAAGEPLLGRDRSRPFLAPHFTTRVVQWAEREGSIAVGTWRTSLDLSLQSDLEAEVRHTVETLADQGVGQAAAVVLDNASGEILAWVGSPDFWGDTTGQVDMVVSPRQPGSALKPLLYALAFDRGYTPASLLADVAHLYQTSTGPYSPRNYDRRFHGPVLAREALASSFNLPAVELASRLGVGSLLHVLHEAGFASLGRSAEFYGLGLALGNGDVTLLELANAYRGLANGGVWRPYRWRVAAASEGASPGERFVTARSAALVLDILADPVARIPGFGLDSPLDFPFPVAAKTGTSRHFTDNWAVATTGRFTVAVWAGNFNGRPMNGVSGVSGAGPLLHRAVLATARRYPPGSLTTPRMAGAVPVRICRLSGLRATASCPGAVEWFAPGSEPIKDCDWHRDDGTIALPSQFAEWAERSGALALDTGPPRHPAGSASAEAVGFRILSPQDGDVYRIPPGVERRFATVALRSAAVPAGSRVHWFVDDRPYAGRRWPLAPGTHRIRALSTSGQAAEAVVRVE; encoded by the coding sequence ATGAGCCGCCCTGTCTGGAGCCTCGGTCTTGCCGGGGCCGCCTTATCGGTCGCCGGGATTGTCTCCTGGATGATGGCGCCGCTTCCCGGCGGGCTCCTCACCAGCGCGCCCGGGCCCGGCCTCGTGCTGGAGGACCGCGCCGGTCTCCCGCTGCGGAGTACGCGGTCGTCCGATGGAAGTGTCCGGCGATGGCTACCACTGGAGGAGATGGATCCGGACGTCATCGCGGCGTTTCTTGCCGTGGAAGACCAGCGGTTCTACGGCCACCCGGGCGTCGATGCTCGCGCGGTGGCTCGCGCTCTCCGCTCGAACCTGCGCGCCGGCCGTGTGGTGTCCGGCGGCTCGACCATCACTATGCAGCTTGCCCGGGCGCTCCACCCGACCGCCCGCAGCTGGAGCGGCAAGCTGCGCCAGGCGCTCTGGGCGCTGCGACTCGAGCGACATCTCTCCAAGCAGGCCATCCTCGAGCAGTACCTCAACCGCGTGCCTCTCGGCCAGGGCGCTGTGGGAGTCGAGGCCGCTGCGGCGCTCTATTTCGGTGCGTCTGCCAGCGACCTGAGCCTGGGGCAAGCCGCCCTGCTGGCGGGGCTGGCCCGGGCACCGTCGAGCGACAACCCCCTCGTTTCGCCGCGGCGGGCCGAGCGGCGGCGTGCCTTCGCGCTCGGACGCCTCGTGGTTCGCGGCTATGCGACTCCGCCCACCATCGGTCGCGCGGCGGGCGAGCCGCTCCTCGGCCGCGACCGATCGCGACCGTTCCTCGCCCCGCACTTTACCACCCGAGTGGTGCAGTGGGCGGAACGGGAGGGATCGATAGCGGTGGGCACCTGGCGCACCTCGTTGGATCTCTCGCTCCAGTCGGATCTGGAGGCGGAAGTCCGTCACACGGTCGAGACGTTGGCTGATCAGGGTGTCGGTCAGGCAGCGGCTGTGGTGCTCGACAACGCCAGCGGCGAGATCCTGGCCTGGGTCGGATCGCCCGACTTCTGGGGCGACACGACGGGGCAGGTGGATATGGTCGTCTCGCCGCGCCAGCCGGGCTCCGCTCTCAAGCCGCTGCTCTACGCGCTCGCCTTCGACCGCGGCTACACCCCGGCCTCGCTGCTGGCCGACGTGGCCCACCTGTATCAGACATCGACCGGTCCCTACAGCCCGCGGAACTACGACCGGCGCTTCCACGGGCCGGTGCTCGCGCGTGAGGCCCTGGCGAGCTCGTTCAACCTCCCCGCGGTCGAGCTCGCCAGCCGGCTCGGGGTCGGGAGCCTGCTCCACGTGTTGCACGAGGCGGGGTTCGCCTCGCTTGGCCGGAGCGCCGAATTCTACGGCCTGGGGCTCGCGCTGGGGAACGGTGACGTCACCCTGCTCGAGCTGGCCAACGCCTATCGCGGTCTGGCCAACGGTGGGGTGTGGCGTCCTTACCGCTGGCGGGTGGCGGCCGCCTCCGAGGGCGCCAGTCCCGGAGAGCGGTTCGTGACCGCGCGTTCCGCGGCGCTGGTGCTCGACATCCTCGCGGATCCGGTGGCGCGGATCCCGGGATTTGGTCTCGACAGTCCGCTCGATTTCCCCTTTCCCGTCGCGGCCAAGACCGGAACGAGCCGGCACTTCACCGACAACTGGGCGGTGGCCACCACGGGACGCTTCACCGTGGCGGTCTGGGCCGGCAACTTCAACGGCCGACCTATGAACGGGGTGAGTGGTGTGAGCGGGGCGGGTCCGCTGCTGCACCGCGCCGTACTGGCTACCGCGCGACGCTACCCGCCCGGGTCGCTCACCACCCCTCGCATGGCTGGGGCCGTGCCGGTCAGGATCTGCCGGCTCTCGGGGCTTCGAGCCACCGCCTCGTGCCCGGGGGCGGTGGAGTGGTTCGCACCGGGGAGCGAGCCCATCAAGGACTGCGATTGGCACCGGGACGACGGCACGATTGCACTCCCCAGTCAATTCGCGGAATGGGCGGAGCGGAGCGGGGCACTCGCACTGGATACCGGACCGCCGCGGCATCCGGCGGGGAGCGCCAGCGCGGAGGCCGTCGGATTCCGCATCCTCTCGCCCCAGGACGGGGACGTGTACCGCATTCCTCCCGGCGTAGAGCGGCGATTTGCGACCGTGGCCCTGCGATCGGCGGCCGTTCCGGCGGGGTCGCGAGTGCACTGGTTCGTGGACGATCGCCCCTATGCAGGCCGGCGTTGGCCGCTGGCGCCGGGCACTCACCGGATTCGGGCGCTCTCGACATCAGGGCAGGCCGCAGAGGCGGTCGTGCGGGTGGAGTGA